Genomic window (Spirosoma sp. KCTC 42546):
CTCTCTGTGTTTTTTCTCCGTGTCTCTGTGTTTAAAATCTATTAATCAAATTTCAACCTAATGAACAGTAAGTACGCCGTCTTCTTAGTAACACTGTCTCTATTTATTACAGGCGCTTCGCTCGCACAAACCATTCCCAAAGACGAGTTGGTTTTTTTAACCTCTGAGTGGAAAGGCGAACGGTTCCCCGATGGGCGGCCCAAAATTTCGGATGACTTGGTGGAACGAGCCAAACACATTGGTATCGATGATGCCTGGACGGTCTTAAAAAATGAAGGCTATACCAATCAATTTGAAGGTAACTGGAAACTGATTCAGAACGATGTAGCCGTAACCGGGCGGGCTGTAACGGCCATGTTCATGCCCAGCCGACCTGATGTTGAAAAAACGATTAAAGAACGGGGCATTACAAAACAGGGACGAAAAGGTAATACCAATACCTGGCCAATTGAAACCCTTACCAAAGGCGACGTCTACGTAGCCGATGCGTTCGGCAAAATTGGCGGAGGAACCCTGATGGGTGCGACTTTAGGCAATGCCATTTTCAGTAAAACAGGCAACGGGGTCGTGTTTAACGGAGCGGCAAGAGACCTACAGGAATTACAGAACATAAAGGGATTCAACGCCTTTGTCCGCGATTTCCACCCCTCCTTTCTGGAAGAAATGGTGTTGATGGGGCTAAACACCCCAATACGAATCGGTAATGTAATGGTACTGCCGGGCGATCTGGTAATTGCTCAACGGGAAGGTGTGTTGTTCGTGCCTGCCCACATGGCCGAACAGGTTGTCAGCACCGCCGAGTTTGTGACCCGCAAGGATCAATTTGGCTTTGAAACGGTTAAATCCGGGAAATACACAACCGGCCAGATCGACAGCCAGTGGACAGATGAAATCAAAACAGACTTCCTGAGATGGCTTGGTCAACACCCAGAACTCGGGAAAATGACCCGGCCGGAATTAGATAAAGTCATGAGTAAACGAACGTGGTGAGTAGTACCGACCGGGACGGTCGGTACTACAAAAAAGGCTTCCGCTGATTCAGCGGAAGCCTTTTTTATGTGAATCAAGATTTAATTCCTAATAGAACTTTGACCGGCGGTCTTCTACTTTAGCGGCTTCTTTGATAGCCTCGTTGATGTAGAAACTTACCCGTGAGGTGTTGTTTTGCTGAATTTGCGTTTTGTACATCGTGTAGTCAGCAACGGCGGGAGCAGGTGTTAAGGAAGCGGTTTCCATAATCAATACCCCACCTTCGCCAATGAACGGTTTCGAGCGTTTACCGGGCTTCAGACCGAACGCTTTACCAAGGGCAACAGGGTCAACACCTGCGCTGCGTAGGAAGCCCGTTGCCAGATTGATGTCTTCAGCCAGTTCAACCAGAGCACCCGAACCATACTTCTCAGCAATGCTCTCCAGGGTTCCGCTGGCATTACCCAATTTACTGATGATCTGCTCGCCTTTCAGTTCATTCCGAACCTTAGCGGTCAGCTCGTTGCGGTAATCGCTAACTTCTACTTTGTCTTTTTCCGTTTTGTTGGTCAACACAGCAATTACGTACTGATCACCTACTTCAAACGGCTCCGAAACCGTATTCAGGTCCGTTTTGTCGTTGAATGCCCACCGAACAATCTGCCGAACTTCAGAGCCTGACAATGCATTGATCTGAGCAGCTCCTTCTGGAATTCGCTCAGCCGTAGCTACAACCAACGACTTATCTTCTTTTACTTTCGCATCAAACTCTTCTTTGCTATGTACATCCGATGCGAACTGGTCGGCTTTGCGAAGAGCCTCATCGCGGGTGGTCTGGCTAGGCGCAATTGTTTTACCGATAGCTGCAATCCGATAGAGCACGTTTGTTTTAGGCTGTGTTACTTTAATGATGTGATAGCCAAACTCAGTTTCTACCAGACGAGGAATCAAGCCAGCCGAGGTAGCCCCAAATACAGCCGTTTCAAATGGTTTTACCATCTGGCCGTTGTTTTTGAAGTAACCCAAATCACCACCTGCCTGAGCCGAACCATCCTGGCTGTTGGCCTGCGCCAGTGCCTCAAAGCTAGCGCCACCCTGAATCTGCTTCAGGATGCCTTCTGCCTTACGCCGAGCCTCAGCCTTAGCCGAATCCGCCAGCCCTTTTGTCTGAATCAGGATATGG
Coding sequences:
- a CDS encoding RraA family protein, with product MNSKYAVFLVTLSLFITGASLAQTIPKDELVFLTSEWKGERFPDGRPKISDDLVERAKHIGIDDAWTVLKNEGYTNQFEGNWKLIQNDVAVTGRAVTAMFMPSRPDVEKTIKERGITKQGRKGNTNTWPIETLTKGDVYVADAFGKIGGGTLMGATLGNAIFSKTGNGVVFNGAARDLQELQNIKGFNAFVRDFHPSFLEEMVLMGLNTPIRIGNVMVLPGDLVIAQREGVLFVPAHMAEQVVSTAEFVTRKDQFGFETVKSGKYTTGQIDSQWTDEIKTDFLRWLGQHPELGKMTRPELDKVMSKRTW
- a CDS encoding peptidylprolyl isomerase — its product is MSVINKIRERSGLAVGVIAVSLILFIVGGDLLGGRSLLFGGDQQKVGEIAGQSIDYQEFNAKVDEVRAQYEQQTGRAPADQEMVQIREQAWNQMLFEIAYQKEFDKLGLQVSPEELVDMVQGNNISPAVRQAFTNPQTGVFDKSSIISYLKGLKNLPVQQQAAWASFEKNLSSNRLRDKYEGLMRMSVFATTAEAQKEYQAQNSKANVKFLFVPYYTINDTTVKVTDSQLQDYLNKHKDEYPGTDSRSIQYVTFSVAPSKEDSATLYTEIKSLARGLGAATNDSTFAQQNSDVRVPLYLTAGEMPEQLRAAIPTFTPGGIYGPFREANTYFIYKYGGTKKDTSFTARASHILIQTKGLADSAKAEARRKAEGILKQIQGGASFEALAQANSQDGSAQAGGDLGYFKNNGQMVKPFETAVFGATSAGLIPRLVETEFGYHIIKVTQPKTNVLYRIAAIGKTIAPSQTTRDEALRKADQFASDVHSKEEFDAKVKEDKSLVVATAERIPEGAAQINALSGSEVRQIVRWAFNDKTDLNTVSEPFEVGDQYVIAVLTNKTEKDKVEVSDYRNELTAKVRNELKGEQIISKLGNASGTLESIAEKYGSGALVELAEDINLATGFLRSAGVDPVALGKAFGLKPGKRSKPFIGEGGVLIMETASLTPAPAVADYTMYKTQIQQNNTSRVSFYINEAIKEAAKVEDRRSKFY